A window of the Brassica napus cultivar Da-Ae chromosome C5, Da-Ae, whole genome shotgun sequence genome harbors these coding sequences:
- the LOC106424964 gene encoding GDSL esterase/lipase EXL3-like isoform X1, whose amino-acid sequence MKDNTSRSSSCSSLKLCLLSILFLTETVVAIKLPPNLKIPALIAFGDSIVDTGNNNNVKTVVKCDFQPYGINFQGGVPTGRFCDGRVPADLLAEEVGIKSVVPAYLDPNLTPKDLLTGVSFASGGSSYDPITPKLVAAISLQKQLEYFEEYIEKVKNLVGEERKNFILANSLFLLVAGSDDIANTYYDLHARPHYDVDSYTTLMANSASDFVNKLYGYGVRRIAVFGAPPLGCIPSQRTLGGGLLRECAEYYNDAAKLFNSKISTKLDYLLKTLPDSKPVYINIYDPLYDIIQNPTKYGFGVSNKGCCGTGAVEVAVLCNKITSSVCPDVSSHVFWDSYHPTEKTYKVLVSLLIDKFVNQFI is encoded by the exons ATGAAAGACAATACAAGCCGGTCTAGTTCTTGTTCTTCATTGAAACTATGTTTGTTGTCCATTCTCTTTCTCACTGAGACAGTCGTCGCCATCAAGCTGCCGCCAAACTTGAAGATTCCAGCGCTAATAGCTTTCGGAGACTCCATTGTTGACACTGGAAATAACAACAATGTCAAAACCGTTGTTAAGTGCGATTTTCAACCTTACGGTATCAATTTCCAAGGCGGAGTTCCGACCGGGAGATTCTGCGACGGACGAGTTCCTGCCGATTTGCTAG CTGAGGAAGTGGGGATAAAATCAGTTGTACCCGCATATCTCGATCCAAATCTAACGCCTAAAGATCTTTTAACCGGTGTATCATTTGCGTCGGGAGGTTCTAGTTATGATCCTATAACACCCAAACTCGtg GCAGCAATATCATTACAAAAGCAGTTGGAATATTTTGAGGAGTACATAGAAAAAGTGAAGAATTTAGTtggggaagaaagaaaaaacttcatattagcCAACAGCTTGTTCTTATTGGTCGCAGGAAGCGACGACATCGCCAATACTTACTATGATCTTCATGCAAGACCTCACTATGACGTCGATTCGTACACTACTCTTATGGCCAACTCTGCCTCCGATTTTGTGAAT AAACTATACGGATATGGAGTAAGAAGAATAGCTGTGTTTGGTGCACCACCACTTGGTTGTATCCCATCACAGAGAACCTTAGGAGGAGGTCTTTTGAGAGAGTGTGCTGAGTATTACAATGACGCAGCAAAGCTTTTTAATTCAAAGATCTCCACAAAATTGGATTACCTGCTTAAAACTCTACCGGATAGTAAACCGGTCTACATTAATATCTATGACCCTCTTTATGATATCATCCAGAATCCTACAAAATACG GATTTGGAGTATCTAACAAAGGATGCTGTGGAACAGGAGCCGTAGAAGTTGCTGTCCTCTGCAATAAGATCACATCTTCAGTATGTCCTGACGTGTCTAGCCATGTATTTTGGGACAGTTATCATCCCACAGAAAAAACGTACAAAGTTTTAGTCTCATTGTTGATTGACAAATTTGTTAATCAGTTTATCTGA
- the LOC106424964 gene encoding GDSL esterase/lipase EXL3-like isoform X2: protein MKDNTSRSSSCSSLKLCLLSILFLTETVVAIKLPPNLKIPALIAFGDSIVDTGNNNNVKTVVKCDFQPYGINFQGGVPTGRFCDGRVPADLLAEEVGIKSVVPAYLDPNLTPKDLLTGVSFASGGSSYDPITPKLVAAISLQKQLEYFEEYIEKVKNLVGEERKNFILANSLFLLVAGSDDIANTYYDLHARPHYDVDSYTTLMANSASDFVNKLYGYGVRRIAVFGAPPLGCIPSQRTLGGGLLRECAEYYNDAAKLFNSKISTKLDYLLKTLPDSKPVYINIYDPLYDIIQNPTKYGAVEVAVLCNKITSSVCPDVSSHVFWDSYHPTEKTYKVLVSLLIDKFVNQFI from the exons ATGAAAGACAATACAAGCCGGTCTAGTTCTTGTTCTTCATTGAAACTATGTTTGTTGTCCATTCTCTTTCTCACTGAGACAGTCGTCGCCATCAAGCTGCCGCCAAACTTGAAGATTCCAGCGCTAATAGCTTTCGGAGACTCCATTGTTGACACTGGAAATAACAACAATGTCAAAACCGTTGTTAAGTGCGATTTTCAACCTTACGGTATCAATTTCCAAGGCGGAGTTCCGACCGGGAGATTCTGCGACGGACGAGTTCCTGCCGATTTGCTAG CTGAGGAAGTGGGGATAAAATCAGTTGTACCCGCATATCTCGATCCAAATCTAACGCCTAAAGATCTTTTAACCGGTGTATCATTTGCGTCGGGAGGTTCTAGTTATGATCCTATAACACCCAAACTCGtg GCAGCAATATCATTACAAAAGCAGTTGGAATATTTTGAGGAGTACATAGAAAAAGTGAAGAATTTAGTtggggaagaaagaaaaaacttcatattagcCAACAGCTTGTTCTTATTGGTCGCAGGAAGCGACGACATCGCCAATACTTACTATGATCTTCATGCAAGACCTCACTATGACGTCGATTCGTACACTACTCTTATGGCCAACTCTGCCTCCGATTTTGTGAAT AAACTATACGGATATGGAGTAAGAAGAATAGCTGTGTTTGGTGCACCACCACTTGGTTGTATCCCATCACAGAGAACCTTAGGAGGAGGTCTTTTGAGAGAGTGTGCTGAGTATTACAATGACGCAGCAAAGCTTTTTAATTCAAAGATCTCCACAAAATTGGATTACCTGCTTAAAACTCTACCGGATAGTAAACCGGTCTACATTAATATCTATGACCCTCTTTATGATATCATCCAGAATCCTACAAAATACG GAGCCGTAGAAGTTGCTGTCCTCTGCAATAAGATCACATCTTCAGTATGTCCTGACGTGTCTAGCCATGTATTTTGGGACAGTTATCATCCCACAGAAAAAACGTACAAAGTTTTAGTCTCATTGTTGATTGACAAATTTGTTAATCAGTTTATCTGA